One genomic window of Citrobacter sp. Marseille-Q6884 includes the following:
- the cpdA gene encoding 3',5'-cyclic-AMP phosphodiesterase, which yields MESLLTLPLAGEARVRILQITDTHLFAEKHETLLGVNTWDSYQSVLDAIHAESLEYDLIVATGDLAQDQSAAAYQHFAEGIASFRAPCVWLPGNHDFQPAMYSSLQDAGISPAKRVFIGEQWQILLLDSQVFGVPHGELSEFQLEWLERKLADAPERHTLLLLHHHPLPAGCSWLDQHSLRNAAELDNVLVNYPRVKYLLCGHIHQELDLDWNGRRLLATPSTCVQFKPHCSNFTLDTISPGWRTLELFADGTLQTQVCRLQGNRFHPDTASEGY from the coding sequence TTGGAAAGCCTGTTAACCCTTCCTTTGGCTGGTGAGGCCAGAGTCAGGATCTTACAAATTACAGACACTCACCTGTTTGCCGAAAAGCATGAGACGCTGCTGGGTGTGAACACCTGGGACAGCTATCAGTCCGTACTGGACGCTATTCATGCTGAGTCGCTTGAATACGATCTGATCGTTGCGACGGGAGATTTGGCGCAGGATCAATCTGCTGCGGCTTATCAGCATTTTGCTGAGGGCATCGCAAGTTTTCGTGCGCCCTGCGTTTGGCTGCCGGGCAACCATGATTTTCAACCGGCGATGTACAGCTCGTTGCAGGATGCGGGAATTTCCCCTGCTAAACGTGTTTTCATCGGCGAGCAGTGGCAAATTTTGCTGCTGGATAGCCAGGTTTTTGGCGTTCCCCACGGAGAGCTAAGCGAATTTCAGCTCGAATGGCTGGAGCGTAAACTTGCCGACGCCCCGGAACGTCATACGTTGCTGCTTCTGCATCATCATCCCCTGCCTGCGGGCTGCAGCTGGCTCGATCAGCACAGCTTGCGCAATGCCGCAGAGCTGGACAACGTGTTAGTGAATTATCCGCGCGTGAAGTACCTGCTGTGCGGGCATATTCATCAGGAGCTGGACCTTGACTGGAACGGTCGCCGCCTGCTGGCGACGCCCTCGACCTGCGTGCAGTTTAAGCCGCATTGTTCCAACTTCACGTTAGATACGATAAGCCCCGGCTGGCGTACGCTGGAACTTTTTGCTGACGGTACGTTGCAAACCCAGGTGTGCCGCCTGCAGGGTAATCGGTTCCACCCTGATACCGCTTCAGAAGGCTACTGA
- a CDS encoding DUF1249 family protein produces the protein MKRYTPDFPEMMRLCETNFSQLRCLLPRNDAAGETVSYQVANAQYRLTIIESTRYTTLVAIEQTAPAVTYWSLPSLTVRLYHDARVAEVCSSQQIFRFKARYDYPNKKLHQRDEKHQINQFLADWLRYCLAHGAMAIPVY, from the coding sequence ATGAAGCGTTACACACCTGACTTCCCTGAAATGATGCGCCTGTGCGAAACCAATTTTTCGCAATTGCGCTGCCTGTTGCCACGCAATGACGCAGCTGGCGAAACAGTGAGCTATCAGGTGGCAAACGCACAATATCGGTTAACGATTATTGAATCGACCCGATACACTACGCTTGTTGCGATCGAACAGACGGCGCCTGCTGTGACTTACTGGAGCCTGCCATCGTTGACTGTACGCCTGTATCATGATGCGAGGGTGGCTGAAGTGTGTTCAAGCCAGCAGATCTTTCGCTTCAAAGCGCGGTATGATTATCCAAATAAAAAGTTGCATCAACGCGACGAAAAGCATCAAATTAATCAGTTTTTGGCTGACTGGTTACGGTACTGTTTAGCACATGGAGCGATGGCGATTCCGGTTTATTAG
- the nudF gene encoding ADP-ribose diphosphatase — MRKPDNLPMTFTKNDVEIIARETLYRGFFSLDLYRFRHRLFNGGMSGEVRREIFERGHAAVLLPFDPERDEVVLVEQIRIAAFDTSESPWLLEMVAGMIEEGETVEDVARREAMEEAGLEVKRTKPVLSYLASPGGTSERLSILVGEVDATTANGIHGLADENEDIRVHVVSREQAYQWVEEGIIDNAASVIALQWLQLHYQELKTEWKK, encoded by the coding sequence ATGCGCAAACCAGACAACTTGCCAATGACTTTCACTAAAAATGATGTAGAAATTATTGCACGAGAAACGCTATACCGCGGTTTTTTTTCACTGGATCTTTATCGGTTCCGCCATCGCCTGTTTAACGGTGGTATGAGCGGTGAGGTCAGGCGCGAAATTTTTGAGCGCGGACACGCGGCAGTCTTGCTACCCTTTGACCCTGAGCGGGATGAAGTCGTCCTGGTCGAGCAAATTCGTATTGCGGCATTTGATACCAGCGAAAGCCCATGGCTGCTGGAAATGGTGGCCGGGATGATCGAAGAGGGCGAGACCGTTGAGGACGTTGCCCGCCGAGAAGCGATGGAAGAAGCCGGGCTGGAAGTGAAACGGACAAAGCCTGTGCTGAGCTATCTGGCAAGCCCTGGCGGCACCAGTGAGCGCCTGTCGATTTTGGTAGGCGAAGTGGACGCCACGACCGCAAACGGGATCCACGGTCTGGCGGATGAAAACGAAGATATTCGTGTTCATGTGGTGAGTCGGGAACAGGCTTACCAGTGGGTAGAAGAGGGGATTATCGACAACGCGGCCTCTGTCATCGCTTTGCAATGGTTACAGCTGCACTATCAAGAGTTAAAAACTGAGTGGAAAAAATGA
- the tolC gene encoding outer membrane channel protein TolC yields the protein MKKLLPILIGLSLSGFSTLSQAENLMQVYQQARLSNPELRKSAADRDAAFEKINEARSPLLPQLGLGADYTYSNGYRDSNGINSNATSASLQLTQSLFDMSKWRALTLQEKSAGIQDVTYQTDQQTLILNTATAYFNVLNAIDVLSYTQAQKDAVYRQLDQTTQRFNVGLVAITDVQNARSQYDTVLANEVTARNNLDNAVEQLRQVTGNYYPELASLNVDGFKTNKPQAVNALLKEAENRNLTLLQARLSQDLAREQIRLAQDGHLPTLDLTASTGVSDTSYSGSQTHGGPDSKAYDDSNMGQNKIGLSFSLPLYQGGMVNSQVKQAQYNFVGASEQLESAHRSVVQTVRSSFNNINASISSINAYKQAVVSAQSSLDAMEAGYSVGTRTIVDVLDATTTLYNAKQQLANARYTYLINQLNIKSALGTLNEQDLVALNNTLGKPISTAPEAVAPENAQQDAAADGYTANNAAPAAQPVATHTTTSNGNNPFRN from the coding sequence ATGAAGAAATTGCTCCCCATCCTTATCGGCCTGAGCCTGTCGGGGTTCAGTACTTTGAGCCAGGCAGAAAACCTGATGCAGGTTTATCAGCAAGCACGCCTGAGCAACCCGGAATTGCGTAAATCCGCCGCCGATCGCGATGCTGCATTCGAAAAAATTAACGAAGCGCGTAGTCCATTACTGCCGCAGCTGGGTTTAGGTGCCGATTACACCTACAGCAATGGCTACCGTGATTCTAATGGTATCAACTCCAACGCCACCAGCGCGTCGTTGCAACTGACGCAGTCTCTTTTCGATATGTCGAAATGGCGTGCCCTGACGCTGCAAGAAAAATCAGCGGGCATCCAGGATGTGACCTATCAGACCGATCAGCAAACGCTGATTCTGAATACCGCCACAGCCTATTTTAACGTATTGAACGCGATTGACGTGCTCTCTTACACCCAGGCGCAGAAAGACGCCGTCTACCGTCAGTTAGATCAAACGACCCAACGTTTTAACGTTGGCCTCGTCGCCATCACTGATGTGCAGAACGCCCGTTCACAATACGATACCGTACTGGCGAACGAAGTCACTGCGCGTAACAATCTGGACAACGCGGTAGAGCAACTGCGTCAGGTGACCGGTAATTACTACCCGGAACTGGCCTCGCTCAACGTTGATGGGTTTAAAACCAACAAACCGCAGGCGGTGAATGCGCTGCTGAAAGAAGCCGAAAACCGCAACCTGACGTTACTGCAGGCACGTTTAAGCCAGGACCTGGCGCGTGAACAAATTCGTCTGGCGCAGGACGGTCACTTGCCGACGCTGGATTTAACCGCGTCTACCGGTGTTTCTGATACCTCTTACAGTGGTTCTCAAACCCATGGCGGCCCTGATAGTAAGGCATATGACGACAGCAATATGGGCCAGAACAAAATCGGTCTGAGCTTCTCTTTGCCACTGTACCAGGGCGGAATGGTTAACTCGCAGGTGAAACAAGCGCAGTACAACTTTGTTGGCGCGAGCGAACAACTTGAAAGCGCACACCGTAGCGTGGTGCAAACCGTTCGTTCTTCCTTCAACAACATTAATGCGTCTATCAGCAGCATTAACGCCTATAAACAAGCGGTTGTTTCTGCCCAAAGTTCTTTGGACGCGATGGAAGCCGGTTATTCCGTGGGTACACGTACGATCGTCGATGTGTTGGATGCTACCACCACGTTGTACAACGCCAAGCAGCAGTTGGCTAACGCGCGTTATACCTATCTGATCAACCAGTTAAACATCAAGTCTGCGCTTGGTACGTTGAACGAGCAGGATCTGGTGGCGTTGAACAATACGCTGGGCAAACCGATTTCTACCGCCCCTGAAGCGGTAGCACCGGAAAACGCACAGCAAGACGCGGCGGCAGATGGTTACACTGCCAACAACGCGGCGCCCGCTGCCCAGCCGGTTGCTACGCATACCACCACCAGCAACGGTAACAATCCGTTCCGTAACTGA
- a CDS encoding DUF1190 family protein, with protein sequence MKRTKSIHHAAFRKSWSARHLTPVALAVTAVFMLAGCEKSDETVSLYQNADDCSAANPGKSAECTTAFNNALKEAERTAPKYATREDCIAEFGEGQCQQAPAQAGMAPTGEGQAQAQNQSSGSFWMPLMAGYMMGRLMGGGMGAQQPLFSSKNPASPAYGKYTDAAGKNYGAAQPGRTMTVPKTAMAPKPATTSTVTRGGFGESVAKQSTMQRSASGTTTRSMGG encoded by the coding sequence ATGAAACGGACAAAATCTATACATCACGCAGCGTTCCGTAAAAGCTGGAGCGCACGCCACCTGACTCCTGTCGCCCTGGCAGTAACCGCGGTATTTATGCTTGCGGGCTGTGAAAAGAGCGACGAAACGGTATCGCTTTACCAAAATGCGGATGACTGCTCTGCGGCGAATCCGGGTAAAAGCGCCGAATGTACGACCGCATTCAACAACGCGTTGAAAGAAGCTGAGCGTACTGCCCCTAAATACGCCACGCGCGAAGACTGCATCGCTGAGTTCGGTGAAGGTCAGTGCCAGCAGGCACCTGCACAGGCCGGTATGGCACCGACCGGTGAAGGCCAGGCTCAGGCGCAGAATCAAAGCAGTGGCAGCTTCTGGATGCCGTTGATGGCCGGCTACATGATGGGCCGATTGATGGGCGGTGGAATGGGCGCTCAGCAGCCGCTGTTCAGCTCGAAAAACCCGGCCAGCCCGGCATACGGCAAATACACCGATGCGGCGGGTAAGAACTATGGCGCCGCGCAGCCAGGCCGTACGATGACTGTGCCGAAAACCGCGATGGCACCGAAACCAGCAACCACGTCAACCGTTACGCGCGGCGGTTTTGGTGAGTCTGTGGCAAAACAGAGCACCATGCAGCGTAGCGCAAGCGGCACTACCACGCGTTCAATGGGTGGCTGA
- a CDS encoding glutathionylspermidine synthase family protein encodes MERISIVERPDWREKATEYGFNFHTMYGEPYWCEDAYYKLTLAQVEKLEEVTAELHQMCLKVVERVIASDELMTKFRIPKHTWGFVRQSWLTQQPSLYSRLDLAWDGTGEPKLLENNADTPTSLYEAAFFQWIWLEDQLNAGNLPEGSDQFNSLQEKLIERFTELREQYGFQLLHLTCCRDTVEDRGTIQYLQDCAAEAEIATEFLYVEDIGLGEKGQFTDLEDQVIANLFKLYPWEFMLREMFSTKLEDAGVRWLEPAWKSIISNKALLPLLWEMFPNHPNLLPAYFAEDDYPQMEKFVVKPIFSREGANVSIIENGKTIEAVEGPYGEEGMIVQQFHPLPKYGDSYMLIGSWLINDQPAGIGIREDRALITQDLSRFYPHIFVE; translated from the coding sequence ATGGAAAGAATCAGTATTGTTGAGCGCCCGGACTGGCGCGAAAAAGCCACCGAATACGGTTTTAATTTTCACACCATGTACGGCGAGCCGTACTGGTGCGAAGATGCCTACTACAAGTTAACGCTGGCTCAGGTTGAGAAGCTGGAAGAGGTCACCGCTGAGCTGCATCAGATGTGCCTCAAGGTGGTGGAAAGAGTCATCGCCAGCGATGAGCTGATGACCAAGTTTCGCATTCCTAAGCATACCTGGGGCTTTGTCCGTCAGTCCTGGCTGACCCAGCAACCGTCGCTCTATTCTCGCCTTGATCTGGCATGGGATGGTACCGGCGAACCCAAACTGCTGGAAAACAACGCCGATACGCCGACCTCACTGTATGAAGCCGCCTTTTTCCAGTGGATTTGGCTGGAAGACCAGCTGAATGCAGGCAACCTGCCAGAAGGTAGCGATCAGTTTAACAGTCTGCAAGAAAAGCTGATTGAACGGTTCACCGAGCTGCGCGAGCAGTATGGTTTTCAGCTTCTGCATCTGACCTGCTGCCGCGATACGGTCGAAGATCGCGGGACGATCCAGTATCTGCAGGATTGTGCGGCTGAAGCAGAAATCGCCACCGAGTTCCTCTATGTCGAAGATATTGGCCTGGGCGAAAAAGGTCAGTTTACGGACTTAGAAGATCAGGTGATTGCCAACCTGTTCAAGCTCTATCCGTGGGAGTTCATGCTGCGCGAGATGTTCTCCACCAAGCTGGAAGACGCGGGCGTTCGCTGGCTGGAACCGGCATGGAAAAGCATTATCTCAAACAAAGCGTTATTACCTTTGCTGTGGGAAATGTTCCCGAACCACCCGAATCTGCTGCCTGCGTATTTCGCCGAAGATGACTATCCGCAGATGGAAAAATTCGTCGTGAAGCCGATCTTCTCCCGTGAAGGCGCTAACGTGTCCATTATTGAGAACGGTAAAACGATCGAAGCAGTGGAAGGACCGTACGGTGAAGAAGGTATGATCGTGCAGCAGTTCCATCCGCTGCCGAAGTATGGCGACAGCTATATGCTGATCGGCAGCTGGCTGATTAACGATCAACCGGCCGGGATCGGTATTCGTGAAGACAGAGCGTTGATCACTCAGGATCTTTCCCGCTTCTATCCGCATATTTTTGTCGAATAA
- the ygiD gene encoding 4,5-DOPA dioxygenase extradiol: MSSTRMPALFLGHGSPMNVLEDNVYTRAWQQLGETLPRPKAIVVVSAHWFTRGTGVTAMEAPKTIHDFGGFPQALYDTHYPAPGSPELAQHLVDLLAPVPVTLDKEAWGFDHGSWGVLIKMYPNADIPMVQLSIDSTKPAAWHFDIGRKLAALRDEGIMLVASGNVVHNLRTARWHGENTPYPWATSFNEYVKANLTWQGPVEQHPLVNYLEHEGGSLSNPTPDHFLPLLYVLGAWDGKEPVTIPVDGIEMGSLSMLSVQVG, translated from the coding sequence ATGTCTTCAACTCGTATGCCAGCATTGTTTTTGGGCCATGGCAGCCCGATGAATGTTCTGGAAGATAACGTTTATACCCGTGCGTGGCAGCAGCTGGGGGAAACGTTGCCGCGCCCGAAAGCGATTGTTGTCGTGTCGGCACACTGGTTCACACGCGGCACAGGCGTGACGGCGATGGAAGCGCCAAAAACCATTCACGATTTTGGTGGTTTTCCGCAGGCGCTGTATGACACCCATTACCCGGCGCCTGGTTCGCCTGAACTGGCGCAACATTTGGTGGATTTGCTTGCTCCCGTACCCGTTACGTTGGACAAAGAAGCGTGGGGATTTGACCATGGTTCATGGGGTGTGCTGATCAAGATGTACCCGAATGCGGATATTCCAATGGTACAGCTCAGCATTGATAGTACGAAACCTGCAGCCTGGCATTTCGACATTGGCCGTAAACTGGCGGCACTGCGTGATGAGGGGATTATGCTGGTGGCCAGTGGTAACGTGGTGCATAACCTGCGTACAGCACGCTGGCACGGTGAGAACACGCCGTATCCGTGGGCGACTTCATTCAATGAGTATGTGAAAGCAAATCTGACCTGGCAGGGGCCAGTTGAGCAGCATCCTCTGGTTAATTACCTGGAGCATGAAGGTGGATCGCTGTCGAACCCAACACCGGATCACTTCCTGCCGTTACTGTATGTATTAGGGGCGTGGGATGGCAAAGAGCCGGTTACGATCCCGGTGGACGGCATTGAGATGGGCAGTCTGAGTATGTTGTCGGTGCAGGTAGGATGA
- the zupT gene encoding zinc transporter ZupT, giving the protein MSVPLLLTLLAGAATFIGAFLGVLGQKPSNRLLAFSLGFAAGIMLLISLMEMLPAALAAEGMSPVLGYGMFIVGLLGYFGLDRLLPHAHPQDLVQKTKQPLPGSIKRTAILLTLGISLHNFPEGIATFVTASSNLELGFGIALAVALHNIPEGLAVAGPVYAATGSKRIAIFWAGISGMAEILGGVLAWLILGSLISPVIMAAIMAAVAGIMVALSVDELMPLAKEIDPNNNPSYGVLCGMSVMGLSLVILQSMGIG; this is encoded by the coding sequence ATGTCAGTACCTTTACTTCTGACTTTACTGGCGGGGGCCGCCACCTTTATTGGCGCGTTTCTTGGCGTGCTGGGACAAAAGCCCTCTAATCGCCTTCTCGCCTTTTCTCTGGGCTTTGCGGCAGGGATCATGCTGCTTATCTCCTTGATGGAGATGTTACCCGCCGCACTGGCCGCTGAAGGAATGTCGCCGGTGCTCGGCTACGGAATGTTTATTGTTGGCCTGTTGGGTTATTTTGGACTGGATCGCCTGCTGCCGCATGCGCATCCTCAGGATCTGGTGCAAAAGACAAAACAGCCTTTACCCGGCTCTATTAAACGCACCGCTATTTTATTAACGCTCGGCATCAGTCTGCACAACTTCCCGGAAGGGATCGCGACGTTTGTAACGGCCAGCAGCAACCTCGAACTGGGCTTTGGTATTGCCCTGGCGGTTGCGTTACATAATATTCCTGAAGGACTCGCCGTTGCCGGTCCCGTCTATGCCGCAACAGGTTCTAAACGTATCGCGATATTCTGGGCTGGCATTTCAGGCATGGCGGAAATACTGGGTGGCGTACTGGCATGGTTAATTTTGGGCAGTCTGATTTCACCCGTAATCATGGCGGCAATAATGGCTGCGGTAGCCGGTATTATGGTCGCGTTATCCGTTGATGAACTGATGCCACTGGCGAAAGAGATCGATCCCAATAATAATCCCAGCTATGGCGTGCTCTGTGGAATGTCCGTAATGGGACTCAGCCTAGTTATTTTACAATCGATGGGGATCGGATAA
- the ribB gene encoding 3,4-dihydroxy-2-butanone-4-phosphate synthase, with protein MNQTLLSSFGTPFERVEHALSALREGRGVMVLDDEDRENEGDMVFPAETMTVEQMALTIRHGSGIVCLCITEDRRKQLDLPMMVENNTSAYGTGFTVTIEAAEGVTTGVSAADRVTTVRAAIKDGAKPSDLNRPGHVFPLRAQAGGVLTRGGHTEATIDLMTLAGFKPAGVLCELTNDDGTMARAPECIEFAGKHNMAVVTIEDLVAYRQAHERKAS; from the coding sequence ATGAATCAGACGCTACTTTCCTCTTTTGGTACGCCTTTCGAACGTGTTGAACATGCGCTGTCTGCGCTGCGTGAAGGACGCGGTGTCATGGTGCTGGACGACGAAGATCGCGAAAACGAAGGCGATATGGTGTTTCCGGCAGAAACCATGACCGTTGAACAGATGGCGCTGACCATCCGTCACGGTAGCGGTATTGTGTGCCTGTGCATCACTGAAGACCGACGCAAACAGCTCGATCTGCCTATGATGGTGGAAAATAACACCAGCGCATACGGCACGGGCTTTACTGTGACGATTGAAGCTGCAGAAGGCGTGACTACCGGTGTTTCCGCTGCTGACCGTGTTACTACGGTTCGCGCGGCGATTAAGGATGGCGCGAAACCTTCCGATTTGAACCGTCCGGGACACGTTTTCCCGTTGCGTGCTCAGGCTGGTGGTGTATTGACCCGCGGTGGTCACACTGAAGCCACTATCGACCTGATGACACTGGCAGGGTTTAAACCCGCAGGTGTACTGTGCGAACTGACCAACGATGACGGCACCATGGCTCGCGCGCCGGAGTGCATCGAATTTGCAGGCAAGCACAATATGGCTGTTGTCACTATCGAAGATTTAGTGGCTTACCGTCAGGCGCACGAGCGCAAAGCCAGCTAA